A window of Solanum stenotomum isolate F172 chromosome 3, ASM1918654v1, whole genome shotgun sequence contains these coding sequences:
- the LOC125859588 gene encoding DNA repair protein RAD5B-like, protein MEMEANVEENERNIKMIRSVIGSEIPENEILEPLSQKNNNPEAAINHLLDSSTPLIVHKTVTGTGVRISAPIKQENGEESLGCNTVSGLKVKEETDLGVNEKGERKVFDGCGAKGSVGNGLKVKEEYDVGAEENGQKEEEKKVFNVRDFRKEFNEWLKLPENNPQIDIQKPKEEKKLEMVKFKEEPVLRLEPLSSRPLSKHEYNRLNSSSTSNRDIGGIKEKIGIENNSLSTVVIEDGDFPEDSDWLLVGRTVVTGLSTTKGRKLENNEIVHFSFPQLGSSNQSSHWGGSRAAIAAASSIVRFSTKRSGEIGRLPMEWAKCLIPLVNTSKVKVFGRCVAAPVNLSLMQELMLYVSFYIHHSVFTSCEKSSWRLDSPSQIDTTTYPLLTLFKLLKVKPFQNAEFTPDELDSRKRQLNLDSDSNEAASVLSIAKRRKGCQQLSEPNKDEQEISEASINKLVGSVDMYDLKEMEAPDTLMCSLRPYQKEALYWMSESEKGAGVEEASKTLHPCWAAYRICEERKIYVNIFSGEATTEFPTASNAARGGILADAMGLGKTVMTISLILASLGRGSPDQEIVLEDTDETECVTKRITYTDTEVSKKAKGGTLIVCPMALLGQWKDELEAHSKPGSVSVFVHYGGDRSNDPRVIAEQDVVLTTYGVLSATYKANNEKSIFHNVDWYRVVLDEAHTIKSWKTLGAQAAFTLSAHCRWCLTGTPLQNNLEDLYSLLCFLHVEPWCNWAWWNKLIQRPYENGDQRALKLIKAILRPLMLRRTKDTKDKDGRAILVLPPTDIQVIQCTQSEAERDFYDALFKRSKVQFDQFVAQGKVLHNYANILELLLRLRQCCNHPFLVMSRSDNQEFADLDKLTRRFLETNPDSSTQKAPTPAYVEEVVEGIRNGENMECPICLESADDPVLTPCAHRMCRECLLSSWRTPASGLCPICRQMIKKHELFTCPSANRFRVDVEKNWQVSSKVSMLMDCLEPIRKSGEKSIVFSQWTSFLDLLEIPLKRKQIGYLRFDGKLSQKQRERVLKEFSETNEKTILLMSLRAGGVGLNLTAASNVFIMDPWWNPAVEEQAIMRIHRIGQKKTVRVRRFIVEDTVEERMQQVQARKQRMIAGALTDEEVRSARIEELKMLFR, encoded by the exons ATGGAAATGGAAGCAAATGTTGAAGAGAATGAGAGGAATATCAAGATGATTCGTTCAGTAATCG GTTCTGAAATTCCAGAAAATGAAATTCTCGAACCCCTTTCACAGAAAAACAACAATCCAGAAGCAGCTATTAACCATTTGCTAGATTCTTCGACGCCGTTGATAGTTCACAAGACTGTTACGGGCACAGGGGTAAGGATTTCTGCTCCGATAAAACAAGAGAATGGAGAAGAATCATTGGGTTGTAATACTGTAAGTGGGTTAAAAGTTAAGGAAGAAACCGATTTGGGTGTCAATGAAAAAGGGGAAAGAAAGGTTTTTGATGGGTGTGGAGCAAAAGGGTCGGTTGGTAACGGGCTAAAAGTTAAAGAAGAATACGATGTGGGTGCTGAGGAAAATGGgcaaaaagaggaagaaaagaaggtTTTCAATGTGCGGGATTTTAGAAAAGAATTCAATGAATGGCTTAAGTTGCCTGAAAACAACCCGCAAATCGATATTCAGAAAccgaaagaagaaaagaaacttGAAATGGTtaagttcaaagaagaacctgTACTTCGTCTTGAACCATTGTCATCAAGGCCTTTGTCAAAACACGAATACAACAGACTGAATAGTAGTAGTACTAGTAATAGGGATATTGGGGGAATTAAGGAAAAGATTGGAATTGAGAATAATAGTCTTAGTACTGTTGTGATTGAGGATGGGGATTTCCCTGAAGATTCTGATTGGTTGTTAGTTGGGAGAACTGTTGTTACTGGACTTTCAACTACAAAGGGAAGAAAACTGGAGAATAATGAGATTGttcatttttcatttcctcAGCTTGGGAGTAGTAATCAGAGTTCACACTGGGGTGGGTCAAGAGCTGCTATTGCTGCTGCATCATCCATTGTTAGGTTCTCGACTAAACGATCGGGGGAG ATTGGGCGTCTTCCAATGGAATGGGCAAAATGCCTCATTCCACTTGTAAATACTTCAAAGGTAAAGGTTTTTGGTCGATGTGTTGCTGCACCTGTAAATCTGTCCCTAATGCAGGAGCTTATGTTGTATGTAAG tttCTACATTCACCACTCGGTGTTTACAAGCTGTGAGAAGTCATCATGGAGGCTGGATTCTCCCTCACAAATTGATACTACAACATATCCACTACTTACATTGTTCAAGTTGCTCAAAGTCAAACCCTTTCAGAAT GCTGAGTTCACCCCGGATGAGCTTGATTCTCGTAAACGCCAGCTCAATTTAGAT TCTGATTCAAATGAAGCTGCTTCAGTGTTATCAATTGCAAAACGAAGAAAGGGCTGCCAACAGTTATCAGAGCCAAACAAGGATGAGCAAGAAATCTCTGAAGCATCTATTAACAAACTTGTCGGTTCTGTAGACATGTATGACTTGAAG GAGATGGAGGCTCCCGATACACTTATGTGCAGCCTAAGGCCTTACCAGAAGGAGGCTCTTTACTGGATGTCAGAATCAGAGAAAGGAGCTGGTGTAGAGGAAGCATCAAAAACTCTTCATCCGTGTTGGGCAGCATATCGGATATGTGAAGA GAGGAAAATATATGTCAACATTTTCTCTGGGGAAGCAACTACTGAATTCCCAACTGCATCAAATGCAGCACGTGGAGGG ATATTGGCAGATGCAATGGGGCTTGGAAAGACGGTGATGACAATTTCTCTAATACTTGCGAGTCTGGGCAGGGGTAGCCCTGATCAGGAAATTGTCTTGGAAGACACAGATGAAACTGAATGTGTAACAAAAAGAATCACTTATACTGATACTGAAGTCTCAAAAAAAGCAAAAGGTGGCACTCTCATTGTCTGTCCTATGGCATTACTAGGCCAGTGGAAg GATGAACTTGAAGCACATTCAAAACCTGGTAGTGTTTCAGTTTTTGTTCATTATGGCGGGGACAGAAGTAATGATCCTAGAGTGATAGCAGAACAAGATGTAGTCCTGACAACTTATGGTGTCTTGAGTGCAACTTATAAGGCT AATAATGAGAAAAGCATATTTCATAATGTTGATTGGTACCGGGTGGTTCTGGATGAGGCACACACCATAAAATCCTGGAAGACTCTTGGTGCACAGGCCGCCTTTACTTTGTCAGCACATTGTAGGTGGTGTCTTACTGGTACTCCTCTGCAG AATAATTTGGAAGATCTTTACAGCCTTTTATGTTTCTTGCATGTCGAGCCATGGTGCAACTGGGCATG GTGGAACAAGTTAATACAGAGACCTTATGAAAATGGTGATCAGAGAGCTCTAAAATTGATCAAGGCCATTTTGAGGCCACTGATGTTGAGGAGAACAAAGGATACCAAGGACAAAGATGGAAG GGCAATTCTTGTTCTCCCTCCAACCGACATTCAAGTCATTCAGTGTACACAATCAGAAGCTGAACGTGACTTCTATGATGCCCTCTTCAAGAGATCTAAA GTTCAATTTGATCAGTTTGTGGCACAAGGAAAAGTTCTTCACAACTATGCTAATATTCTTGAATTACTACTTCGACTGAGGCAGTGTTGCAACCATCCTTTCCTTGTGATGAG CCGAAGTGATAATCAAGAATTTGCAGATTTAGACAAACTAACAAGAAGGTTCTTGGAAACAAATCCTGATTCATCAACACAGAAAGCACCTACACCAGCATATGTAGAAGAAGTTGTTGAGGGAATTCGAAATGGCGAAAATATGGAGTGTCCCATATGCCTCGAGTCAGCAGATGACCCTGTGCTAACACCATGTGCCCACAGAATGTGCAGAGAATGCCTTCTTTCAAGCTGGAGAACTCCAGCAAGTGGACTTTGCCCAATTTGTAGGCAAATGATAAAGAAACATGAGCTATTCACATGTCCTTCTGCAAATCGGTTTCGAGTTGATGTTGAGAAGAACTGGCAAGTATCTTCTAAGGTTTCAATGCTGATGGATTGCTTAGAACCTATAAGAAAATCTGGTGAAAAAAGCATTGTTTTTAGCCAATGGACTTCATTTCTTGATCTTTTGGAAATCCCACTCAAAAGAAAGCAAATTGGCTACTTGAGGTTTGATGGGAAATTGTCACAGAAACAAAGAGAAAGGGTCTTGAAAGAGTTCAGTGAGACTAATGAAAAAACA ATTTTGTTAATGTCACTAAGAGCTGGAGGTGTTGGCTTGAACTTAACAGCAGCTTCTAATGTCTTTATCATG GATCCATGGTGGAATCCTGCTGTCGAAGAACAAGCAATTATGAGAATTCATCGTATTGGTCAAAAGAAAACAGTTCGTGTTAGAAGGTTCATTGTTGAG GACACAGTGGAAGAAAGAATGCAACAAGTCCAAGCAAGAAAGCAAAGGATGATAGCTGGAGCTTTGACTGATGAAGAAGTGAGGTCTGCTAGAATTGAAGAGCTCAAGATGCTTTTCAGATAa